The proteins below are encoded in one region of Pectinophora gossypiella chromosome 26, ilPecGoss1.1, whole genome shotgun sequence:
- the LOC126378395 gene encoding uncharacterized protein LOC126378395 isoform X2 — protein MAYANGSKKHWDEEETSYSSASHSDDSPILSYRHDKRRFASYTPVLPTQPEDRERRSTLSVVGKFCLFSVAMIMFCVLMYVPVYNKANYHLPKGIVAGWSAHTNRDTKIYVQPNNVTIIHEPKHVCETSKQNKLFLLIIVSSSTGHFRRRKAIRETWADYNNYKKYQKIFNEVRDKYKKYDFSYDLFPRDDEKHLGEKYLGKDFYLPLNNTKIPRKRIKKDISSFKQLIPVLAEAINHINLTKTDDVPEKRFDDDDDMLQGFDMNKEIGTQTESTESFDYEYDTNIMKIPPAGYEDLEEPKDLNKIIALLKKSKDIRKVEENVADDGNTERDFRVVFLLGLPVNKTLQSMIEVEVDTYGDIIQEGFIDSYNNLTLKSIMMLKWITNKCNDRVRYILKTDDDMYINVMNLLLTLRNRSAQYDKKVAEGFKSKEYMLIGDLISGARPVSDLHSKWYTPRYMYDGRVYPHYLSGTAYAFSSPAAHALYQAALATHYFHLEDIYITGMCALRTRPRVIPRDEPLFSYQSESSEESNVCCGHARITVHRVRPAVIRVLQGRLLVPADVDRCERIRLTKIREQRSIFYGFKKYFRLLPINICCLE, from the exons ATGGCCTACGCTAATGGCAGCAAAAAGCACTGGGATGAAGAGGAAACGTCATATTCGTCCGCGAGCCATAGCGATGATAGTCCAATATTGTCATATAG GCATGATAAGCGTCGGTTCGCGTCGTACACACCCGTCCTGCCCACCCAGCCGGAGGACAGGGAGCGGAGGTCCACATTATCTGTGGTCGGCAAGTTTTGCCTGTTCAGTGTTGCCATGATAATGTTCTGTGTCCTCATGTACGTACCTGTCTATAATAAGGCTAACTACCATTTGCCCAAAG GCATAGTAGCAGGATGGTCGGCCCATACAAACCGCGACACAAAGATTTACGTCCAACCAAACAACGTGACTATCATTCACGAACCTAAACATGTATGTGAAACAAGTAAACAGAACAAATTATTTCTCCTCATCATCGTCAGTTCGTCTACTGGACACTTTAGGAGACGCAAGGCCATCCGTGAAACGTGGGCGGattataacaattacaaaaagtaccaaaaaatatttaacgaagTCAGAGATAAGTACAAAAAGTATGATTTCAGTTACGATTTGTTCCCAAGAGATGATGAGAAGCATTTAGGCGAGAAATATCTCGGGAAAGATTTCTATCTGCCGTTAAATAACACCAAAATACCGCGGAAGAGAATAAAGAAGGACATATCTAGTTTTAAGCAGCTAATACCGGTTTTAGCTGAAGCTATTAATCATATAAACTTGACAAAGACTGATGATGTACCTGAGAAGAGattcgatgatgatgatgatatgctgCAAGGGTTTGACATGAACAAAGAAATTGGGACTCAAACTGAAAGCACGGAGAGTTTCGATTACGAATACGATACTAACATTATGAAGATCCCGCCGGCGGGGTACGAAGACTTAGAGGAACCAAAAGATCTGAACAAAATTATTGCTTTATTAAAAAAGTCTAAAGATATTAGAAAAGTGGAGGAAAATGTCGCTGATGATGGCAACACTGAGCGGGATTTCAGAGTGGTGTTTCTATTGGGGTTGCCAGTTAATAAAACCTTGCAGAGTATGATAGAAGTGGAGGTTGATACATACGGTGATATAATACAAGAGGGATTTATTGATTCTTACaataatttaactttaaaatcCATTATGATGTTGAAGTGGATCACGAATAAGTGCAATGATAGag TTCGCTACATCCTAAAGACTGATGACGACATGTACATAAACGTGATGAATCTCCTGCTCACGCTGCGCAATAGATCTGCGCAGTACGACAAGAAGGTAGCTGAAGGGTTTAAGAGCAAGGAGTATATGTTGATTGGAGACCTCATCAGCGGGGCCCGGCCTGTCTCCGACTTGCACAGCAAATG GTACACACCTCGCTATATGTACGACGGGCGCGTTTACCCGCACTACCTCTCGGGAACTGCGTACGCGTTTTCATCCCCCGCCGCGCATGCGCTGTACCAAGCCGCGCTCGCGACACACTATTTCCATCTAGAGGACATCTATATCACGG GTATGTGCGCTCTCCGCACGCGTCCTCGCGTCATTCCTCGGGACGAGCCCCTCTTCTCCTACCAGTCTGAGAGCTCTGAGGAGAGCAACGTGTGCTGTGGTCACGCGCGTATCACTGTCCACAGGGTGCGGCCCGCTGTTATACGGGTGTTACAGGGCCGCTTGCTGGTGCCAGCTGACGTCGACAG GTGCGAAAGAATCCGTCTGACCAAG
- the LOC126378561 gene encoding LYR motif-containing protein 4-like produces MASKTQILSLYKSLLRESEKFPNYNFRSYAIRRVRDAFKEKKTITDQKQAKKEIEYAKENLAIIQRQTSIGNMFKTEKLVIENTR; encoded by the exons ATGGCTTCTAAGACGCAAATTTTGTCTCTGTACAAATCGCTTTTGAGAGAATCGGAGAAATTTCCTAACTACAACTTCAG ATCGTACGCAATTAGGAGAGTAAGGGATGCCTTCAAAGAGAAGAAGACAATCACAGATCAGAAACAAGCGAAGAAGGAAATTGAATATGCGAAAGAAAATCTCGCAATAATTCAAAGACAG ACCTCAATCGGGAACATGTTCAAAACAGAGAAACTCGTCATAGAGAATACGCGATAA
- the LOC126378505 gene encoding uncharacterized protein LOC126378505 produces MVAVVLTNLCLYCLYVGTWENPIPPVTFDVTTNATNPVRVGDVVEYNCTAHDLFRPESTIVWKQAQGSVERRMIAGHNGLVWRKTIQSSDHGTEVFCAASFFRKRADRPGQLNTFYAFSDKIPIQVEGGSQAIEKKSKEKLTLSVRPAASSYKAGDYVEYTCTAENMRYPVIDIRQRQGHIERQVYVGYQAGGYRWKGHNLTESDNGSVIYCQAWQLDSRYNSYAFNGEPFTLNVH; encoded by the exons ATGGTCGCAGTAGTTTTAACTAATTTGTGTTTATATTGTTTGTACGTTGGTACTTGGGAGAACCCAAttc CTCCAGTAACGTTTGACGTCACCACGAATGCAACGAATCCGGTGAGGGTTGGCGACGTCGTGGAGTATAATTGTACTGCTCACGACTTATTCAGGCCAGAATCTACCATCGTTTGGAAGCAGGCACAAG gcTCAGTAGAACGCAGAATGATAGCGGGTCATAACGGACTGGTTTGGCGGAAGACAATTCAGTCTTCAGACCATGGTACAGAGGTCTTCTGTGCAGCCTCGTTCTTTAGGAAAAGAGCGGATAGACCAGGACAGTTGAACACATTCTATGCGTTTTCGGATAAGATACCTATACAGGTCGAAGGGGGATCACAagccatagaaaaaaaaa GTAAAGAGAAATTAACGTTGAGCGTGCGGCCAGCAGCCAGTTCCTATAAAGCTGGTGACTACGTCGAGTATACGTGCACAGCTGAGAACATGCGCTACCCGGTGATCGACATACGACAGCGGCAGG GTCACATAGAAAGGCAGGTCTATGTCGGTTACCAAGCGGGAGGATACCGGTGGAAGGGGCACAATTTGACGGAATCCGATAATGGCAGCGTCATATACTGCCAAGCTTGGCAGCTAGACAGTCGATACAACAGCTATGCCTTCAATGGCGAACCTTTTACCTTAAATGTGCATTGA
- the LOC126378395 gene encoding uncharacterized protein LOC126378395 isoform X1, with product MAYANGSKKHWDEEETSYSSASHSDDSPILSYRHDKRRFASYTPVLPTQPEDRERRSTLSVVGKFCLFSVAMIMFCVLMYVPVYNKANYHLPKGIVAGWSAHTNRDTKIYVQPNNVTIIHEPKHVCETSKQNKLFLLIIVSSSTGHFRRRKAIRETWADYNNYKKYQKIFNEVRDKYKKYDFSYDLFPRDDEKHLGEKYLGKDFYLPLNNTKIPRKRIKKDISSFKQLIPVLAEAINHINLTKTDDVPEKRFDDDDDMLQGFDMNKEIGTQTESTESFDYEYDTNIMKIPPAGYEDLEEPKDLNKIIALLKKSKDIRKVEENVADDGNTERDFRVVFLLGLPVNKTLQSMIEVEVDTYGDIIQEGFIDSYNNLTLKSIMMLKWITNKCNDRVRYILKTDDDMYINVMNLLLTLRNRSAQYDKKVAEGFKSKEYMLIGDLISGARPVSDLHSKWYTPRYMYDGRVYPHYLSGTAYAFSSPAAHALYQAALATHYFHLEDIYITGMCALRTRPRVIPRDEPLFSYQSESSEESNVCCGHARITVHRVRPAVIRVLQGRLLVPADVDRCERIRLTKVRRARLRPKQLKKPKSSLSHRNVPTNT from the exons ATGGCCTACGCTAATGGCAGCAAAAAGCACTGGGATGAAGAGGAAACGTCATATTCGTCCGCGAGCCATAGCGATGATAGTCCAATATTGTCATATAG GCATGATAAGCGTCGGTTCGCGTCGTACACACCCGTCCTGCCCACCCAGCCGGAGGACAGGGAGCGGAGGTCCACATTATCTGTGGTCGGCAAGTTTTGCCTGTTCAGTGTTGCCATGATAATGTTCTGTGTCCTCATGTACGTACCTGTCTATAATAAGGCTAACTACCATTTGCCCAAAG GCATAGTAGCAGGATGGTCGGCCCATACAAACCGCGACACAAAGATTTACGTCCAACCAAACAACGTGACTATCATTCACGAACCTAAACATGTATGTGAAACAAGTAAACAGAACAAATTATTTCTCCTCATCATCGTCAGTTCGTCTACTGGACACTTTAGGAGACGCAAGGCCATCCGTGAAACGTGGGCGGattataacaattacaaaaagtaccaaaaaatatttaacgaagTCAGAGATAAGTACAAAAAGTATGATTTCAGTTACGATTTGTTCCCAAGAGATGATGAGAAGCATTTAGGCGAGAAATATCTCGGGAAAGATTTCTATCTGCCGTTAAATAACACCAAAATACCGCGGAAGAGAATAAAGAAGGACATATCTAGTTTTAAGCAGCTAATACCGGTTTTAGCTGAAGCTATTAATCATATAAACTTGACAAAGACTGATGATGTACCTGAGAAGAGattcgatgatgatgatgatatgctgCAAGGGTTTGACATGAACAAAGAAATTGGGACTCAAACTGAAAGCACGGAGAGTTTCGATTACGAATACGATACTAACATTATGAAGATCCCGCCGGCGGGGTACGAAGACTTAGAGGAACCAAAAGATCTGAACAAAATTATTGCTTTATTAAAAAAGTCTAAAGATATTAGAAAAGTGGAGGAAAATGTCGCTGATGATGGCAACACTGAGCGGGATTTCAGAGTGGTGTTTCTATTGGGGTTGCCAGTTAATAAAACCTTGCAGAGTATGATAGAAGTGGAGGTTGATACATACGGTGATATAATACAAGAGGGATTTATTGATTCTTACaataatttaactttaaaatcCATTATGATGTTGAAGTGGATCACGAATAAGTGCAATGATAGag TTCGCTACATCCTAAAGACTGATGACGACATGTACATAAACGTGATGAATCTCCTGCTCACGCTGCGCAATAGATCTGCGCAGTACGACAAGAAGGTAGCTGAAGGGTTTAAGAGCAAGGAGTATATGTTGATTGGAGACCTCATCAGCGGGGCCCGGCCTGTCTCCGACTTGCACAGCAAATG GTACACACCTCGCTATATGTACGACGGGCGCGTTTACCCGCACTACCTCTCGGGAACTGCGTACGCGTTTTCATCCCCCGCCGCGCATGCGCTGTACCAAGCCGCGCTCGCGACACACTATTTCCATCTAGAGGACATCTATATCACGG GTATGTGCGCTCTCCGCACGCGTCCTCGCGTCATTCCTCGGGACGAGCCCCTCTTCTCCTACCAGTCTGAGAGCTCTGAGGAGAGCAACGTGTGCTGTGGTCACGCGCGTATCACTGTCCACAGGGTGCGGCCCGCTGTTATACGGGTGTTACAGGGCCGCTTGCTGGTGCCAGCTGACGTCGACAG GTGCGAAAGAATCCGTCTGACCAAGGTAAGGAGGGCGAGGTTGCGTCCGAAACAGCTGAAAAAGCCGAAGAGTAGCTTAAGCCACCGTAATGTACCGACTAACACCTAG